A single Vanacampus margaritifer isolate UIUO_Vmar chromosome 14, RoL_Vmar_1.0, whole genome shotgun sequence DNA region contains:
- the spp1 gene encoding osteopontin produces the protein MKVAFVFVLLFAAVLCRPARKFSDSSAESSEEVVRRPPPSSLFRRKMAELTRFRVPPFKLFQNFLAPLAVGSDESSDEQAAVEIPSLINFETTDDAATDTPSVDNQEEPNKDSDDDDDDDDEDESEESESEEEDEEDEEESSESGESSTVAPETVTPVIVTEDPLLPTIVTDTDSGRGDSMGGYPSEYKSYVYGEEKSYHKAPSSYKSYEYVEAGKKSGYDMPIDNEVEKSPEVYKSETYQEYSDKLEEDNSTPENQDAHPVEEEDDGMSDSGSSADVEEEEESEHEQSSEEATATPGAADSDSDESDSLESDSDEQGTGPETATDMPAVITAK, from the exons ATGAAAgtggcatttgtttttgttctgctCTTTGCTGCAGTTCTCTGCCGACCA GCAAGAAAATTTTCTGACAGTTCAGCAGAGAGCTCTGAAGAAGTG GTCAGACGACCTCCGCCTTCTTCACTCTTCAGGAGAAAGATGGCCGAGTTGACTCGCTTCCGTGTGCCACCATTCAAG CTATTCCAGAATTTTTTAGCACCCCTTGCAGTCGGTTCAGATGAGAGCTCTGATGAG caGGCAGCAGTGGAGATTCCATCTTTAATCAACTTTGAAACTACAGATGACGCTGCAACAGACACACCCTCCGTCGACAACCAAGAAGAACCAAATAAAgacagtgatgatgatgacgatgatgatgatgaagatgaatcaGAGGAGAGT GAaagtgaagaagaagatgaggaagatgaagaagagAGCTCAGAGTCGGGCGAGTCTTCCACTGTTGCTCCCGAGACGGTGACCCCTGTAATTGTGACCGAGGACCCCCTGTTGCCCACCATTGTCACAGACACAGATTCAGGCCGCGGTGACAGCATGGGAGGATACCCCAGTGAATACAAGAGTTATGTCTATGGGGAGGAGAAGAGCTACCACAAAGCTCCCTCATCGTACAAGTCCTATGAATATGTTGAGGCAGGGAAAAAATCGGGTTATGACATGCCCATTGACAATGAGGTGGAGAAGTCACCAGAGGTGTACAAGAGTGAG ACTTATCAGGAGTACTCTGACAAACTGGAGGAGGACAACAGCACTCCTGAGAATCAGGATGCTCATccagtggaggaggaggatgatggCATGAGCGATAGCGGAAGCTCCGCAGatgtggaggaggaagaggagtctGAACACGAGCAGAGCAGCGAGGAGGCCACAGCCACGCCCGGAGCCGCTGACAGCGATTCTGACGAGAGTGACAGCCTGGAGAGTGACTCAGATGAGCAGGGGACGGGCCCTGAAACAGCCACTGACATGCCGGCGGTCATAACCGCCAAATAA
- the LOC144034020 gene encoding uncharacterized protein LOC144034020: MNLPTFSLIIVLIATASTKPVDEAWHRVADITENNQKQESPARDNLSLSSESSQSNESWESRDVSESESSEVSVELPSEEPLPESSEESSEESSEERPDKSEGSTEFSSEESSEESSEESSEESSEESSEESSEESSEESSEESSEESSEEVPVTDPTMTTAEDRNTPTPKPATTSSDETGTTTPIEDVTASVSTEVTERRGDN; the protein is encoded by the exons ATGAATCTGCCGACATTTTCACTGATCATTGTACTTATTGCTACTGCATCTACCAAACCA GTTGATGAGGCCTGGCATCGGGTTGCTGACATCACCGAAAATAACCAGAAACAAGAATCACCAGCTAGGGACAATTTGAGTCTTTCTTCTGAGTCTTCTCAGTCAAATGAGTCATGGGAGTCCAGAGACGTCTCTGAAAGTGAGTCCTCTGAGGTGTCCGTTGAGTTGCCATCCGAGGAGCCATTGCCAGAATCTTCTGAGGAGTCATCAGAAGAGTCCTCTGAGGAAAGGCCTGACAAATCTGAGGGGTCCACCGAATTTTCCTCTGAGGAATCGTCCGAGGAGTCTTCTGAGGAATCATCCGAGGAGTCTTCTGAAGAATCATCCGAGGAGTCCTCTGAGGAGTCTTCCGAGGAGTCCTCCGAGGAATCCTCCGAGGAATCCTCTGAGGAAGTTCCTGTTACAGATCCCACCATGACAACCGCAGAAGACAGAAACACCCCCACGCCCAAACCTGCCACCACAAGCTCAGATGAGACAGGGACGACCACACCTATTGAAGATGTGACCGCAAGCGTCTCCACAGAAGTCACTGAAAGAAGAGGAGACAACTAA